The proteins below are encoded in one region of Lactuca sativa cultivar Salinas chromosome 3, Lsat_Salinas_v11, whole genome shotgun sequence:
- the LOC111891115 gene encoding zinc finger BED domain-containing protein RICESLEEPER 2-like, giving the protein MRCVAHILNLVVQYGIKKNDKPVEIIRWAVKWIRQSPSRIGKFTKFVKLVNSGTTKHLVRDVPTRWNSTYRMLNIAQDYEKTFERYDLEEYEFRSDIEKAGLSIPSPSDWQHVRHLCHFLKPFCDVTERISGTLYVTSNTCIEDIYSIRTLLDDVISVASLCDNALAMRVKFDKYFFDVEKMNLLLYFALILDPINKIKYLVILLEDRYGKEKMEEKKKYIMDFMYELYNDYIRIHSPSTSSSTTESGNSLSILGKRQNPDATTPKPPLRNKLREKMKTNIVESIGELEKYLKESVEEYSSMFNILDWWKVNSPRFPILPLMAKDLFAIPVSTVASESIFSTSGRVLDLYKSSLTPKIV; this is encoded by the coding sequence ATGAGATGTGTTGCCCACATTTTAAACTTGGTGGTGCAATATGGTATTAAAAAGAATGATAAGCCGGTTGAGATAATTAGATGGGCGGTAAAGTGGATTAGGCAATCACCTTCAAGAATTGGCAAATTTACCAagtttgttaagcttgttaattCGGGTACAACGAAACACTTGGTAAGAGATGTTCCAACAAGATGGAACTCTACTTATCGTATGTTGAATATTGCCCAAGATTATgaaaaaacttttgagagataCGATCTAGAGGAATATGAGTTTCGTTCCGACATTGAAAAGGCGGGTTTATCGATTCCTTCACCGAGCGATTGGCAACATGTTAGGCATTTGTGTCATTTTTTAAAACCATTTTGTGATGTTACTGAAAGGATTTCCGGGACACTATATGTGACATCAAACACGTGCATTGAAGACATTTATTCCATTCGTACACTCTTGGATGATGTTATTTCCGTTGCTAGCCTTTGTGATAATGCATTGGCAATGAGAGTAAAGTTTGATAAGTATTTTTTTGATGTAGAAAAAATGAATTTATTGCTCTACTTTGCTTTGATTCTTGACCCGATAAACAAAATAAAGTATTTGGTTATACTACTTGAGGACCGTTATGGAAAAGAAAAGATGGAGGAGAAAAAGAAATATATTATGGATTTTATGTATGAATTATATAATGATTACATTAGAATTCATTCTCCAAGTACTAGTTCTAGTACTACCGAGTCTGGTAATTCATTGTCGATTTTAGGGAAACGCCAGAATCCGGATGCTACGACACCAAAACCACCATTGAGAAATAAACTAAGAGAAAAGATGAAAACAAACATAGTTGAGTCAATTGGCGAGTTAGAAAAGTATTTGAAAGAAAGTGTTGAAGAATATTCGTCAATGTTTAACATTTTAGATTGGTGGAAAGTAAATAGTCCAAGATTCCCGATTCTACCATTGATGGCTAAAGATTTGTTTGCCATTCCTGTCTCGACTGTGGCTTCAGAATCTATTTTTAGCACTAGCGGGAGGGTTTTGGATCTGTATAAGAGTTCTTTGACTCCTAAGATTGTTTAA
- the LOC111891114 gene encoding F-box/kelch-repeat protein SKIP11, producing the protein MMQSFVSKNDSQEKQPSENNRGLELTLGYGGFPVVPPPQDDANNSKNVGHDESNKNHGLDLGLGTLLVPLIPPSQPVNHLAPGLDTASLINSLGRDISITCLLRCPRTTYGSIASLNRSFRELIRSGEIYNLRQDNKVIEYWVYFSCHFAKWEAFDPSTKTWMKLPVIESDHCFQYYDKESVVVGTKLLLLGKDIMGHATYIYNLLTNSWSLGTNMIEPRCLFGSASLNHIAIFAGGINQAEEIVDTVEVYDSRSGNWEMLPRMIKPRKMCSGVYMDGKFYVIGGVGGGGISLTCGEEYDFDLKKWTEIPNMSPVDANGGWSAPPLVAVVDNELYAGDWGEMELKKYEKERKQWDVIGRLPERAHSVNGWGVAFTGCGNRIIIIGGPRKDDNSVVEIYSWIPSRGVPEWSLIGQKRWSYNNFVYNWGVMGC; encoded by the coding sequence ATGATGCAATCATTCGTTTCCAAAAACGATAGCCAAGAAAAACAGCCATCGGAAAACAACCGTGGTCTAGAACTCACGTTAGGATATGGTGGTTTTCCGGTGGTTCCACCTCCACAAGATGATGCTAATAATTCTAAGAATGTGGGCCATGATGAATCCAACAAAAACCATGGTCTAGACCTTGGATTAGGAACCTTACTTGTTCCCTTAATCCCACCATCACAACCGGTTAACCACCTTGCACCCGGTTTAGACACAGCCTCTTTGATCAACTCCTTAGGCCGAGACATCTCAATCACATGTCTGCTCCGTTGCCCACGAACCACCTATGGTTCAATAGCATCACTAAACCGAAGCTTCCGAGAACTTATTAGAAGTGGTGAAATTTATAATCTAAGACAAGATAACAAAGTTATCGAGTATTGGGTTTATTTTTCTTGTCATTTCGCAAAATGGGAAGCTTTTGATCCATCTACCAAAACATGGATGAAACTCCCTGTAATCGAGTCAGACCATTGCTTCCAGTACTACGATAAGGAATCCGTAGTTGTCGGCACAAAGCTACTACTTCTTGGCAAAGATATAATGGGCCATGCGACTTACATATACAACTTATTAACAAATTCATGGTCGTTAGGGACGAATATGATTGAACCCAGATGTTTATTCGGGTCAGCAAGTCTCAATCATATAGCAATCTTTGCGGGTGGCATTAATCAAGCCGAAGAGATAGTGGACACGGTGGAGGTTTACGATAGTAGATCCGGAAATTGGGAGATGCTTCCAAGAATGATTAAACCAAGAAAAATGTGTTCGGGGGTTTATATGGATGGGAAGTTTTATGTTATCGGAGGGGTAGGGGGTGGAGGGATATCTTTGACATGTGGTGAAGAGTATGATTTTGATTTGAAAAAATGGACGGAAATACCTAATATGTCTCCGGTGGATGCAAATGGTGGTTGGAGTGCACCACCGCTAGTGGCGGTGGTAGATAATGAGTTGTATGCTGGTGATTGGGGTGAAATGGAATTAAAAAAGTATGAGAAAGAGAGGAAGCAATgggatgttatagggaggttgccAGAAAGGGCACATTCGGTGAATGGGTGGGGGGTGGCGTTTACTGGATGTGGGAATCGGATTATTATCATTGGTGGACCTCGGAAAGACGATAATAGTGTTGTGGAAATATATTCTTGGATTCCGAGTAGAGGGGTGCCGGAGTGGAGCCTTATTGGTCAGAAAAGATGGTCATATAATAACTTCGTTTATAATTGGGGTGTGATGGGTTGCTAA
- the LOC111891135 gene encoding F-box/kelch-repeat protein SKIP11 has protein sequence MLEDRSSFVSKNYSHETNPWAAYGIEGLEFRQEKQRSENNHGLELTLAYGGFPADSPPQDAANSKNVSHDQSMKNDGLDLRLGSLLDHVIPPPQPVNQHEPGLDTRHLINAIGRDNSINCLIRCPRATYSSIALLNRSFRELIKSGEIYKLRHDNKVVEYWVYFSCHLAKWEAFDPSNKIWIQLPIMDADQCFQFSDKESMAVGTELLVLGRDLMGQASYKYSLLTNSWSLGQTMNIPRCLFGSASLGQVAIFAGGVNQNGMIMDTVELYDSRSGNWEMLSSMIKPRKMCSGVYMDGKFYVIGGIGNEMKSLTCGEEYDLDVKKWTIIPNMSPMDGRGGRMAPPLVAVVGNELYAGDAASMEVKKYEKKMKEWAVIGRLPERAQSVDGWGMAFRGCGERVVVIGGPRRDNANVVEIYSWMPSKGPVEWSMIGRKRSDSFVYNCAVMGC, from the coding sequence ATGTTGGAGGACCGATCTTCTTTCGTTTCCAAGAACTACAGCCACGAAACCAACCCATGGGCTGCTTATGGGATCGAAGGACTCGAATTCCGGCAAGAAAAACAGCGATCGGAAAACAACCATGGTCTAGAACTCACACTAGCATATGGTGGTTTTCCGGCGGATTCACCTCCACAAGATGCTGCTAATTCTAAGAATGTCAGCCATGATCAATCCATGAAAAACGATGGTCTAGACCTTCGATTAGGAAGCTTACTTGATCACGTAATCCCACCTCCACAACCGGTTAACCAACATGAACCCGGTTTAGACACACGCCATCTGATCAACGCCATAGGCCGGGACAACTCCATCAACTGTCTAATCCGCTGCCCACGCGCCACTTACAGTTCCATTGCTTTACTGAACCGAAGCTTTCGTGAACTCATCAAAAGTGGAGAAATCTATAAATTAAGACATGATaacaaagttgtagagtattgggTTTATTTTTCTTGCCATTTAGCCAAATGGGAAGCTTTTGATCCATCTAACAAAATATGGATTCAACTCCCCATAATGGACGCCGATCAATGCTTCCAGTTTTCTGATAAGGAATCCATGGCTGTCGGCACTGAGCTACTAGTTCTTGGAAGAGATTTAATGGGTCAGGCGAGTTATAAGTACAGTTTGTTAACAAATTCATGGTCATTAGGGCAGACGATGAACATTCCCAGATGTTTATTCGGCTCCGCCAGTCTCGGCCAGGTGGCAATCTTTGCAGGCGGTGTTAATCAGAACGGAATGATCATGGACACGGTGGAGCTTTATGATAGTAGGTCGGGGAATTGGGAGATGCTTTCGAGCATGATCAAACCAAGAAAAATGTGTTCTGGTGTTTATATGGATGGGAAGTTTTATGTAATCGGAGGGATAGGGAATGAGATGAAGTCCTTGACATGTGGTGAAGAGTATGATTTGGATGTTAAAAAGTGGACAATAATACCCAACATGTCGCCGATGGATGGTCGTGGCGGCAGGATGGCACCACCACTGGTGGCGGTGGTGGGTAATGAGTTGTATGCTGGTGATGCAGCTTCAATGGAGGTGAAAAAGTATGAAAAAAAGATGAAGGAATGGGCGGTTATAGGGAGGTTACCGGAAAGAGCACAGTCGGTGGATGGGTGGGGGATGGCGTTTAGAGGATGTGGGGAGAGGGTGGTTGTTATTGGTGGTCCTCGGAGAGATAATGCAAATGTGGTGGAGATATATTCATGGATGCCTAGCAAAGGGCCGGTGGAGTGGAGCATGATTGGTCGGAAAAGGTCTGATAGTTTTGTTTACAATTGTGCTGTGATGGGTTgctga